A DNA window from Canis lupus dingo isolate Sandy chromosome 2, ASM325472v2, whole genome shotgun sequence contains the following coding sequences:
- the PCDHB1 gene encoding protocadherin beta-1, producing the protein MAVARRKFLQSRQVGSLLFLLCISTGSAATIRYSVAEEMESGSFVANVAKDLGLEVGKLAARGARLVSEGSKVHFRLHRKTGDLFVKEKLDRESLCGKADPCVLHFEIVLVEPLQSFRAEVRVFDINDNAPIFLNKQPLLKIPESTPLGSRFPLQSAQDLDVGLNGLQNYTLSPNAYFHLHTRFRSQGPKYAELVLDKPLDREEQPEVNLTITAVDGGSPPKSGIAHIRVEVLDVNDHVPQFSRLVYRVQVPENSANGSLVATVSATDLDEGSNKEITYSLAQNPETILQTFQIDSQTGEVRLRGPLDFEAIETYDIDIQATDGGGLSAHSKVLVEVVDVNDNPPEVTVSSVSSPLPEDSPLQTVVALFSIRDRDIQVGGKIICFLREDLPFAVKPTFRNSYSLVTDRGLDREEVSGYNVTVVAMDTGPPSLFTETVIEVLISDINDNPPVFQEDSYILTVRENNSPAIFIGKVHAEDLDLGENAQVTYTLLPPKSGDLAVFAYISINSDNGKLYALRTIDYEAIQDFQFVVKATDGGFLSLSSQVTVRVVVLDDNDNRPMILYPLQNGTSPCNDLVPRSADVGYLVTKVVAVDGDSGRNSWLSYHLLKATDPGLFSVQQQNGEIRTLRQISERDPMIQKLIVLVQDHGQPVLSTTASLNILLVDGFSEPYLQFRNPSKNPTRVNPSTKYLVISLAVLSFLFLLSVTVIFVLHIYQKVKYREKFTVQEHFYDDCNFPNNLVQGGASGSLSQPCPYEMCSATGTSNSEFRFLKRFMPNFPFPHGTGEAKTEAGSSLPPDSERNRSQGSEDHGRVSDNCM; encoded by the coding sequence ATGGCGGTTGCGCGCAGAAAATTCTTGCAGAGCAGGCAAGTAGggtctcttctctttttgttgtGCATATCTACGGGGAGCGCGGCCACTATCCGCTATTCGGTGGCGGAAGAGATGGAGAGCGGTTCGTTTGTGGCTAATGTGGCCAAGGACCTGGGGCTGGAGGTAGGGAAGCTGGCTGCGCGCGGGGCGCGACTGGTTTCCGAAGGCAGCAAAGTGCATTTCCGGCTCCACCGCAAGACAGGGGATCTGTTCGTGAAGGAGAAACTGGATAGGGAGTCGCTTTGTGGCAAAGCTGACCCGTGTGTGCTGCACTTTGAAATAGTCCTGGTGGAGCCGCTGCAGTCCTTTCGTGCGGAGGTCAGGGTATTTGATATCAATGACAATGCCCCGATTTTCCTGAACAAGCAGCCGCTTTTAAAGATTCCGGAGAGCACACCCTTGGGTTCACGTTTTCCTCTGCAGAGCGCCCAGGATCTGGACGTGGGCCTCAATGGTCTTCAAAACTACACCTTGAGCCCCAACGCGTATTTCCACCTGCACACCCGTTTTCGCAGCCAAGGGCCCAAATATGCCGAGCTGGTCCTGGATAAGCCTCTGGACAGAGAGGAGCAGCCTGAAGTCAACCTGACCATTACGGCGGTGGACGGCGGGTCCCCACCCAAATCTGGCATCGCCCACATCCGCGTGGAGGTTCTGGACGTCAATGACCACGTACCTCAGTTCTCTAGACTGGTGTACCGCGTTCAGGTGCCGGAAAATAGCGCCAATGGTTCTTTGGTGGCCACTGTGAGTGCCACAGACCTGGACGAAGGCTCCAACAAGGAAATAACGTACTCCTTAGCTCAAAACCCAGAAACAATTCTCCAGACATTTCAGATTGACTCTCAAACTGGAGAGGTTCGTCTAAGAGGGCCCCTAGATTTTGAAGCAATTGAAACATACGACATTGACATTCAAGCCACCGACGGAGGGGGCCTCTCTGCCCACAGCAAAGTCCTGGTGGAAGTGGTGGATGTGAATGACAATCCTCCTGAGGTGACAGTCTCCTCTGTATCCAGCCCTCTCCCCGAAGACTCCCCACTACAAACTGTAGTAGCCCTTTTCTCTATTCGAGACCGGGACATTCAGGTGGGAGGAAAAATCATCTGCTTCCTCAGAGAAGACCTTCCTTTTGCAGTCAAACCTACTTTCCGGAATTCTTACTCACTGGTTACTGACAGAGGCTTGGATCGGGAAGAGGTTTCCGGCTACAATGTCACTGTTGTTGCCATGGATACTGGGCCACCCAGTCTGTTCACAGAAACTGTGATTGAGGTGCTAATATCTGACATTAATGACAACCCCCCAGTATTTCAGGAAGACTCCTACATTTTGACTGTTCGAGAAAACAACAGCCCAGCAATTTTTATTGGCAAAGTTCATGCTGAAGATCTAGATTTGGGTGAGAATGCCCAAGTAACATATACTTTGCTGCCTCCAAAAAGTGGAGATTTAGCCGTGTTTGCTTATATCTCCATAAATTCAGATAACGGGAAGCTCTATGCACTGAGAACCATTGATTATGAGGCCATTCAAGATTTTCAGTTTGTGGTAAAGGCAACTGATGGGGGCTTCTTGTCATTGAGTAGCCAGGTTACTGTCAGAGTGGTTGTTCTGGATGACAATGACAACCGCCCAATGATCTTGTACCCACTGCAGAATGGCACCTCACCCTGCAATGACTTGGTGCCCAGGTCTGCAGATGTGGGCTACCTGGTAACCAAGGTAGTGGCTGTGGATGGTGACTCAGGTCGGAATTCTTGGCTCTCATATCATCTCCTTAAGGCCACTGACCCTGGGTTATTCTCTGTTCAACAACAAAATGGGGAAATCCGTACATTGCGGCAGATATCTGAGAGAGACCCTATGATTCAGAAACTGATCGTTCTTGTTCAAGATCATGGCCAACCAGTTCTTTCCACTACTGCCTCACTCAACATCTTGCTGGTAGATGGATTTTCTGAACCTTATCTGCAATTCCGGAATCCATCCAAGAATCCTACAAGGGTAAATCCATCCACTAAATATTTGGTCATTTCTCTAGctgtgctttcctttctctttctcctgtctgTCACAGTGATCTTTGTTCTTCACATCTACCAGAAGgttaaatatagagaaaagttCACAGTTCAAGAGCATTTCTATGATGACTGTAATTTCCCTAACAACCTGGTACAAGGAGGGGCCAGTGGGTCTTTATCTCAGCCGTGTCCCTATGAAATGTGCTCAGCCACTGGCACCAGCAATAGTGAGTTTCGGTTTCTTAAGCGCTTTATGCCCAACTTTCCCTTCCCCCATGGCACTGGAGAGGCAAAAACAGAGGCTGGCTCCAGTTTACCACCAGATTCTGAGAGGAATAGGTCTCAGGGGTCAGAGGATCATGGTCGAGTATCTGACAACTGTATGTAG
- the LOC112658865 gene encoding protocadherin beta-2 — protein sequence MGSCLPGDRKLMEAGDGKEHFLKQRQVLIFFVLLGVAQAASEPRHYSVAEEMESGSFVANLLKDLGLEVNELAERGARVVSKGKKMRLHLDRQTGDLLLNEKLDREELCGLVEPCVLPFQVLLENPLQFFQADLRIRDINDHSPVFLDKEIILKISESITPGTTFLIERAQDLDVGSNSLQNYTLSPNSHFHLNLQDSPEGILPQLVLDKALDREERAEIRLTLTALDGGPPPRSGTALVRIEVLDSNDNAPEFTKLFYEVQVLEDSPIGFQVAMVSARDLDIGTNGEISYVFSQASEEIRKTFQINATSGELFLTQKLDFESIQTYTLNIQATDGGGLSGSCVVFVQVMDLNDNPPELTMSTFIDHIPENLQETITAVFSVSDPDSGDNGRMVCSIQDDLPFLLKPSVENFYTLVTNGALDRESQAEYNITITVSDLGTPRLKTQHNITVTVSDVNDNAPAFSQTTYTLRVRENNSPALHIGTVSATDRDAGANAQVTYSLLPPRDPHLPLASLVSINADNGQLFALRSLDYEALQAFEVRVGAADRGSPALSSQALVRVLVLDDNDNAPFVLYPLQNGSAPCTELVPRAAEAGYLVTKVVAVDGDSGQNAWLSFQLLKATEPGLFGVWAHNGEVRTARLLSERDAVRHRLLVLVKDNGEPPLSASVTLHVLLVDGFSQPYLPLPDVAAAEARADPLTVYLVIALASVSSLFLCSALAFVAVRLCRRSGAASGGGCAVPEGHFPGHLVDVSGAGTLSQSYQYEVCLAGGTGTSEFKFLKPIVPNFLGLGEERVSEANPFQG from the coding sequence ATGGGGTCATGTTTGCCGGGAGACCGGAAGCTGATGGAGGCTGGAGATGGAAAAGAACACTTTCTGAAACAAAGGCAAGTCTTGATATTCTTTGTTTTGCTGGGCGTAGCTCAGGCTGCTTCGGAGCCTAGGCACTACTCAGTGGCTGAGGAAATGGAAAGCGGCTCCTTTGTGGCCAATTTGTTAAAAGATCTGGGATTGGAGGTAAATGAACTAGCTGAACGGGGGGCTCGGGTggtttccaaagggaaaaaaatgcgcTTGCACCTTGATAGGCAGACAGGGGATTTGTTGTTAAATGAGAAACTGGACCGGGAGGAGCTGTGTGGCCTTGTCGAGCCATGTGTGCTACCTTTCCAGGTGTTATTGGAAAATCCCTTGCAGTTTTTTCAGGCTGATCTACGGATTAGAGATATAAATGATCATTCCCCGGTTTTCCtagacaaagaaataattttgaaaatttcagaaagTATCACTCCCGGAACTACTTTCCTAATAGAACGTGCCCAGGACTTAGATGTAGGAAGCAACAGTCTCCAAAATTACACTCTCAGCCCCAATTCCCACTTCCACCTTAATTTACAAGACAGTCCCGAGGGCATATTACCACAGCTGGTGCTGGACAAAGCTCTGGATCGCGAGGAACGGGCTGAGATCAGGTTAACTCTCACAGCGCTGGATGGCGGACCTCCGCCCAGATCTGGCACTGCCCTGGTTCGCATCGAAGTTTTAGATAGCAATGACAATGCCCCCGAGTTTACAAAGCTGTTCTATGAGGTGCAAGTCCTGGAAGACAGTCCCATTGGATTCCAAGTTGCCATGGTCTCTGCTAGAGATCTGGACATTGGAACCAATGGAGAAATATCTTACGTATTTTCCCAAGCCTCTGAAGAGATCCGcaaaacttttcaaataaatgcCACGTCAGGAGAACTCTTTTTAACGCAGAAACTGGATTTCGAATCCATTCAGACTTATACATTAAATATTCAGGCAACAGACGGTGGTGGACTTTCTGGAAGTTGCGTGGTGTTTGTCCAAGTGATGGATTTGAATGACAACCCTCCGGAACTGACTATGTCAACATTTATCGATCACATCCCAGAAAACTTGCAGGAGACCATAACTGCTGTATTCAGCGTTTCAGATCCTGACTCGGGAGACAATGGAAGAATGGTTTGTTCCATTCAAGATGATCTTCCTTTCTTGCTTAAACcttctgttgagaatttttacaccCTGGTAACAAATGGGGCGCTGGACAGAGAGAGCCAGGCGGAGTACAACATCACGATCACCGTCAGTGACCTGGGGACCCCCAGGCTGAAGACCCAGCACAACATCACCGTGACGGTCTCCGACGTCAACGACAACGCCCCCGCCTTCAGCCAGACCACCTACACCCTGCGCGTCCGCGAGAACAACAGCCCCGCCCTGCACATCGGCACCGTGAGCGCCACCGACAGAGACGCGGGCGCCAACGCCCAGGTCACCTACTCGCTGCTGCCGCCCCGGGACCCGCACCTGCCGCTCGCCTCGCTGGTGTCCATCAACGCGGACAACGGGCAGCTGTTCGCGCTCAGGTCCCTGGACTACGAGGCGCTGCAGGCCTTCGAGGTCCGCGTGGGCGCGGCCGACCGCGGCTCGCCCGCGCTGAGCAGCCAGGCGCTGGTGCGCGTGCTGGTGCTGGACGACAACGACAACGCGCCCTTCGTGCTGTACCCGCTGCAGAACGGCTCTGCGCCCTGCACCGAGCTGGTGCCGCGGGCGGCCGAGGCGGGCTACCTGGTGACCAAGGTGGTGGCGGTGGACGGCGACTCGGGCCAGAACGCCTGGCTGTCGTTCCAGCTGCTCAAGGCCACGGAGCCCGGGCTGTTCGGCGTGTGGGCGCACAACGGCGAGGTGCGCACGGCCCGGCTGCTGAGCGAGCGCGACGCCGTCAGGCACAGGCTGCTGGTGCTGGTCAAGGACAATGGCGAGCCGCCGCTGTCGGCCAGCGTCACGCTGCACGTGCTGCTGGTGGACGGCTTCTCGCAGCCCTACCTGCCGCTGCCGGACGTGGCGGCGGCCGAGGCCCGGGCCGACCCGCTCACCGTCTACCTGGTCATCGCCTTGGCGTCCGTGTCGTCGCTCTTCCTGTGCTCGGCGCTGGCGTTCGTGGCGGTGCGGCTGTGCAGGAGGAGCGGGGCGGCGTCGGGGGGTGGCTGCGCGGTGCCCGAGGGCCACTTTCCGGGCCACCTGGTGGACGTCAGCGGCGCGGGGACCCTGTCCCAGAGCTACCAGTACGAGGTGTGTCTGGCGGGAGGGACTGGGACCAGCGAGTTCAAGTTCCTCAAGCCGATTGTGCCCAATTTCCTTGGTCTGGGTGAGGAGAGGGTTAGTGAAGCAAACCCGTTTCAGGGATAG